A genomic region of Chryseobacterium sp. KACC 21268 contains the following coding sequences:
- a CDS encoding type VI secretion system contractile sheath small subunit, with translation MAMFNYGVGGNEVKVDANEAIQEIQENRSLIVGQLTADEPFIPEITKGLKSVDDVFKHFQPSISVQHETEDGTYVDEEFRFQQLGDFTPKNLTQNSEYLKTLSIEQEQYNKILRQLKTNKILQNILANPQTKDALIEVLKDVASELEKQ, from the coding sequence ATGGCAATGTTTAATTATGGTGTTGGGGGAAACGAAGTAAAAGTTGACGCTAACGAAGCAATCCAAGAAATTCAGGAAAATAGATCTCTCATCGTTGGTCAACTGACGGCAGACGAACCATTTATTCCAGAAATTACAAAAGGTCTTAAATCGGTAGATGATGTTTTCAAACATTTTCAACCTTCTATTTCCGTGCAGCATGAGACAGAAGACGGCACTTATGTGGATGAAGAATTCAGATTCCAGCAGTTGGGAGATTTCACTCCAAAAAATCTGACTCAAAATTCAGAATATCTGAAAACGCTAAGCATAGAACAGGAACAGTACAACAAAATACTGAGACAACTGAAAACGAATAAAATCCTTCAAAATATTCTAGCAAATCCTCAAACCAAAGATGCTTTGATAGAAGTTTTGAAAGATGTTGCAAGCGAACTCGAAAAACAATAA
- a CDS encoding DUF5458 family protein: MDNRQQAAPQNQQAAEQQQDQRKGGSAINDLNKVGGFNFIETVVDGIANMNPTRKARKEIFLNDTNKQSERKDLAQKLNLWISLLENNASADEMAEACKTKAINAEKNLKTNLKNSLSAIRDLETSYRTMAQFFKNTELDKVDNVSIVNASLDQMKDLDNPLFIDAIADEFKQNYDRLDLRDNYSILAIPGYLGSNKVVEKWAKICNENKVMLVTDFANLDKPDDVVDLFHSANLTGGELHRSNVIMTTNWLVGRGRAEEVGEEENVDLPPSTSMAGKIYKTLMSQVAAGKKHGNINEVDAVKFDLKKSEISQLEKMGLVPMVNEYGKIMAFSAKTLFTGDNIGLQTYSVVRVFDYVTKVLLDFLNRRAFENWNPRNEDDLRRQIVTFLDGIKGADKLIEKFKIVRFEQDKVNKDRVWLDIRMTPYFPTKSFVIKLDGHKGDDGNEWDAEYQQE, from the coding sequence ATGGATAATAGACAACAAGCAGCGCCACAAAATCAGCAAGCTGCAGAACAACAGCAAGATCAAAGAAAAGGTGGATCAGCGATTAATGACCTGAATAAAGTTGGTGGATTTAATTTTATTGAAACCGTTGTGGACGGAATCGCAAATATGAATCCAACGAGAAAAGCGCGTAAAGAAATCTTCTTAAATGATACAAATAAGCAATCTGAAAGAAAAGATTTAGCTCAAAAACTGAATCTATGGATTTCACTTTTGGAAAACAATGCTTCTGCTGACGAAATGGCCGAAGCTTGTAAAACCAAAGCTATAAACGCAGAGAAAAATCTGAAAACCAATCTTAAAAACAGTCTTAGTGCAATTCGTGATTTGGAAACATCCTATAGAACGATGGCTCAGTTTTTTAAGAATACCGAGTTGGACAAGGTTGATAACGTTAGTATCGTCAACGCTTCTCTGGATCAGATGAAAGATTTGGATAATCCGCTTTTCATTGATGCTATTGCAGATGAATTCAAACAAAACTACGACCGTCTTGATTTGAGAGACAACTACTCTATTCTTGCAATTCCAGGGTATTTGGGATCCAATAAAGTGGTTGAGAAATGGGCAAAAATCTGTAATGAAAACAAAGTGATGTTGGTAACCGATTTTGCGAATCTTGATAAACCAGATGACGTTGTAGATCTTTTCCATTCAGCGAATCTTACAGGTGGAGAACTTCACAGAAGTAATGTGATTATGACAACCAACTGGCTTGTAGGAAGAGGCAGAGCTGAAGAAGTGGGCGAAGAGGAAAACGTAGATCTTCCACCTTCTACTTCTATGGCAGGGAAAATTTACAAAACATTGATGTCCCAAGTTGCCGCTGGTAAAAAACACGGAAATATCAATGAAGTGGATGCTGTGAAATTTGATCTTAAGAAAAGTGAAATTTCTCAATTGGAAAAAATGGGATTGGTTCCAATGGTAAACGAGTACGGAAAAATTATGGCATTCTCAGCAAAAACATTGTTCACGGGAGACAATATCGGTTTACAAACTTATTCGGTTGTAAGAGTTTTCGATTATGTGACTAAGGTTCTACTCGATTTCCTTAACAGAAGAGCTTTTGAAAACTGGAATCCAAGAAATGAGGATGACTTGAGAAGACAAATCGTAACATTTTTGGACGGAATCAAAGGTGCCGACAAATTGATCGAAAAATTTAAAATTGTAAGATTTGAACAGGATAAAGTCAATAAAGATCGTGTTTGGCTGGATATCAGAATGACGCCTTACTTCCCAACAAAAAGTTTCGTCATCAAATTAGACGGACATAAAGGTGATGACGGTAACGAATGGGATGCTGAATATCAACAGGAATAA
- the tssD gene encoding type VI secretion system tube protein TssD — protein sequence MANNSRAVLKFNGGSEQKILKLNYGVSRNTDVSGRVASDPSNALIKITVEATEDSGILESLLNGKYKPTSGEVTFNKSHEEGTLTTLKWENGYVIQHEVDYDALNEDNMFISFVISAEKIDYGNSAYDGIWPGAK from the coding sequence ATGGCAAACAATTCAAGAGCCGTATTAAAATTCAACGGCGGATCAGAACAAAAAATTCTTAAACTGAATTACGGTGTATCAAGAAACACGGACGTTTCCGGTAGAGTTGCATCAGACCCTTCCAACGCATTGATTAAAATCACTGTTGAAGCGACTGAGGATTCAGGAATTTTGGAAAGTTTATTAAACGGGAAGTACAAACCAACAAGTGGTGAAGTAACTTTTAACAAATCTCACGAAGAAGGAACTTTGACAACTTTGAAATGGGAAAATGGTTATGTAATCCAGCACGAGGTGGATTATGACGCTTTGAATGAGGACAATATGTTCATAAGCTTTGTAATCAGTGCAGAAAAAATCGACTATGGCAATTCTGCTTATGATGGAATTTGGCCAGGCGCGAAATAA
- a CDS encoding phage baseplate assembly protein V gives MATSNTPTKSFKPDNSANSISSSQIFGINRLVKLNIVIEGIVISHYKHFTLSQNSAKHHEFELILAHDTLGNQENHNLESSQEFLGKRITIVQKYKDIQDSPERTFVGVITRVGFSQEKGGLPNIVLGGFSPTILLDAAPTIQSFGGESPVNMSIIAAQLIKEGLGSSKYDVRVDANDFSEIPFSIQYNETHYNYLARMAEAYGEQFYYDGEVLHFGMLPPQNPPLKLIYGSNVSDIRVELKAVHTKPEFYGYNSSQNSKLTSGETPIKHKSDLAKNAYSQNQSGIFTTKSLQVSPIKAVTDKDVINSQESAAGSKAVEVFTVTGNISIPFLYPGCVADLEMRKPDSNQTSYFTRIMVIETSHDVDTLGNYKGTFKAIASDTGFLPKPEFTIPSAQTQIATVISNTDPQAQGRITVKFDWQLHDTTNFIRMMSPDAGGTDQITQNRGYVAIPEVGDQVMVGFVHNHPDRPFVMGGMFHGGIGLGGGVDNRVKSIMTRSGHKVVFTEDESIIITDKSGNEIHLDTTGSNINITAPETMTLNCKNMNINVTENMTTNIGQNSSETIGMNNTQSVGMNSTQSIGAMKLTSVAGDASMFITGKLTEMIDGDVHSETKMERTEISEKSMNIQSNESIHKHAQKEVQNNSGEKSKAN, from the coding sequence ATGGCTACTTCCAATACTCCTACCAAAAGTTTCAAACCCGACAATAGCGCCAATTCCATCTCCTCAAGCCAGATATTTGGAATCAACCGATTGGTTAAACTCAATATTGTGATAGAAGGAATAGTAATCTCACATTACAAACATTTTACGCTATCTCAGAACAGCGCTAAACATCACGAATTCGAACTGATTCTGGCGCACGATACTTTGGGAAATCAGGAAAATCATAATCTGGAATCCAGCCAAGAGTTTTTAGGGAAAAGAATTACAATTGTTCAAAAATATAAGGACATCCAAGATAGCCCGGAAAGGACTTTTGTGGGTGTGATTACACGAGTTGGATTCAGTCAGGAAAAAGGTGGACTTCCGAATATCGTTTTGGGCGGTTTCAGTCCGACGATTTTGCTGGATGCTGCACCAACTATCCAAAGTTTTGGTGGAGAATCACCTGTAAATATGAGCATTATCGCTGCACAACTCATCAAGGAAGGTTTAGGTAGCAGCAAATATGACGTTCGTGTGGATGCGAATGATTTTTCTGAAATTCCATTCAGTATTCAGTACAACGAAACACATTATAATTACCTCGCTAGAATGGCTGAAGCTTACGGGGAACAATTTTATTACGATGGCGAGGTTTTACATTTTGGTATGTTACCGCCACAGAATCCACCACTTAAATTAATCTATGGAAGCAATGTCAGCGATATCAGAGTAGAGCTCAAAGCAGTTCACACTAAACCCGAATTCTACGGCTACAACAGCAGTCAGAACAGCAAATTGACCTCAGGAGAAACGCCGATTAAACATAAAAGTGATTTGGCAAAAAATGCATACAGTCAAAATCAGTCTGGCATATTCACAACCAAATCCTTGCAGGTTTCGCCTATAAAAGCAGTTACAGATAAAGACGTCATAAATTCCCAAGAAAGTGCAGCAGGAAGCAAAGCGGTGGAAGTTTTTACAGTGACAGGAAATATTTCCATTCCGTTTTTATATCCTGGATGTGTTGCTGATTTGGAAATGAGAAAACCAGACAGCAATCAAACGAGTTATTTTACAAGGATAATGGTCATCGAAACGTCTCACGATGTCGATACTTTAGGAAATTATAAAGGAACTTTCAAAGCGATTGCCAGCGATACGGGATTTCTGCCAAAACCAGAGTTTACAATTCCTTCAGCACAAACTCAGATTGCAACTGTCATCAGCAATACAGATCCTCAAGCCCAAGGTAGAATCACAGTTAAATTTGATTGGCAATTACACGACACGACGAACTTCATTAGAATGATGAGTCCTGATGCTGGAGGAACAGATCAAATCACACAAAATAGAGGTTATGTAGCAATTCCAGAAGTTGGCGATCAAGTGATGGTTGGTTTTGTACACAATCATCCTGACAGACCTTTTGTAATGGGCGGAATGTTCCACGGTGGAATTGGACTTGGTGGCGGCGTTGATAACCGCGTCAAATCCATTATGACAAGAAGTGGACACAAAGTGGTTTTCACAGAAGATGAAAGCATCATTATTACAGATAAATCAGGAAACGAAATTCATCTCGATACAACTGGAAGCAACATCAACATCACAGCTCCAGAGACGATGACATTGAATTGTAAAAATATGAACATTAATGTCACTGAAAATATGACAACCAATATTGGACAAAATTCTTCAGAAACTATTGGTATGAATAATACCCAGAGTGTAGGAATGAATTCGACACAAAGTATTGGCGCAATGAAACTGACATCGGTTGCTGGTGACGCTAGTATGTTTATAACAGGAAAATTAACCGAAATGATAGATGGCGATGTTCACAGCGAAACGAAAATGGAAAGAACGGAAATAAGTGAGAAATCTATGAATATTCAATCCAACGAATCAATCCACAAGCACGCTCAAAAAGAAGTTCAAAATAACAGCGGAGAGAAATCTAAAGCCAATTAA
- a CDS encoding DUF4280 domain-containing protein, with product MSERHLVCQGAICRCNFGTTPDKLKVLTQSKRYINDNGGSKKLVATEKDIGKTFEKNMFGNCSKLNNNPCQVTVTQWSGFYDKITIEENGGKALLESSKATCPIGTTDCITIINHGQTAELSNQNVKNADKEVLAELFPLGDIQREKDLLNIKNL from the coding sequence ATGAGTGAGAGACATCTTGTTTGCCAAGGCGCCATTTGCCGTTGCAACTTCGGGACAACTCCTGATAAATTAAAAGTCTTAACACAAAGCAAGCGCTACATCAACGATAATGGAGGTAGTAAAAAACTGGTGGCTACCGAAAAAGATATTGGTAAGACGTTTGAAAAAAACATGTTCGGAAACTGTTCTAAACTTAATAATAATCCTTGCCAAGTTACTGTCACGCAATGGAGTGGTTTTTATGACAAAATTACAATTGAAGAAAATGGTGGCAAAGCCTTATTAGAAAGTAGTAAGGCAACTTGTCCTATTGGAACTACAGATTGTATTACGATTATCAACCACGGACAGACAGCTGAACTTTCTAATCAGAACGTGAAAAATGCAGATAAAGAAGTTTTAGCGGAATTGTTTCCGCTAGGTGATATTCAGCGAGAAAAAGATTTATTAAATATCAAAAATTTATAA
- a CDS encoding TssN family type VI secretion system protein, with the protein MEVGSVKEIFLRYLLMPLIAGIMVFILALIRKSQPAIKIKHIIFYILIAGLCLSLPGFLGFSGNLFNPYWYLFSQVIYLGLGIFHVNLLHHYFRKYIDKLWKSILFESILSITCILFGGYLFTLIFKWMSKDLGNEYMAATSLLIFIVPLVFYYCFVQFISIPFDIYKTWRFDPEQKPHNFQGVDFDKLMVLNVELSKNSEDQQRFIVKAKTLPTGITFGDWFYRLVDDYNYKNPATTIKLLDANDEPFYWIFYIKKSFFSLRKYIDFEKDILTNKITENQTIICKRVIRHQEEGNIANQITTTL; encoded by the coding sequence ATGGAAGTAGGATCTGTGAAAGAGATTTTTTTGAGATATCTTCTGATGCCACTGATTGCGGGAATTATGGTCTTTATTCTTGCACTGATTCGCAAAAGTCAACCTGCCATCAAAATAAAACATATCATTTTTTATATTTTGATAGCTGGGTTATGCCTCTCTTTACCTGGTTTTCTGGGATTCTCGGGGAATCTTTTTAATCCTTACTGGTATCTTTTTTCACAGGTGATTTATTTGGGATTGGGGATTTTTCACGTAAATTTATTGCATCATTATTTTAGAAAATATATAGATAAACTTTGGAAAAGTATTCTTTTTGAAAGCATCCTTAGCATCACATGTATTCTTTTTGGAGGCTATCTTTTTACATTGATTTTCAAATGGATGAGCAAAGATCTGGGCAACGAATATATGGCTGCAACTAGTCTTTTGATTTTCATTGTTCCTCTGGTTTTTTATTACTGCTTCGTACAATTTATCAGCATTCCTTTTGATATTTACAAAACCTGGAGATTTGATCCAGAGCAGAAACCTCACAATTTTCAAGGTGTTGATTTTGATAAATTAATGGTTCTGAATGTAGAATTAAGCAAAAATTCCGAAGATCAGCAGAGATTCATTGTAAAAGCAAAAACGCTTCCTACGGGAATCACTTTTGGAGATTGGTTTTATCGCCTGGTTGATGATTATAATTACAAAAATCCAGCAACGACTATCAAATTATTGGACGCAAACGATGAACCTTTCTATTGGATTTTCTACATCAAAAAATCATTTTTCAGCCTTAGAAAATACATCGATTTTGAGAAAGATATTTTAACCAATAAAATTACCGAAAACCAAACAATCATCTGCAAAAGAGTCATAAGACATCAGGAAGAAGGTAATATCGCAAACCAAATAACGACAACATTATGA
- a CDS encoding type VI secretion system baseplate subunit TssF — MSFDQQQTFSKEVIKARMLQNATKLWGLKSIQSLDPFVKLLIDAFSTEVFKANNEIQSINGRILERLAKLLTPTNYTHPTPSHAIAFCMPEEDTEILMEHSEFFFKKHLNSFRKTQSDKQVEIPFTPVDNIDLVKAQNILMVAGNTVYHIDEQLNKIPIKRISQDVSEYRNIMIGIDISQYESEVFPEKFNLYCSNPTYEKVDFIYRLLPHIKVFHNNIPLQVSAGINYNKMSEDQGYEGIFEEQSIRHKIKEDVKNLYNHKFIEISGLYQSLLKRITLGLPENIEDGSSVLDPFRNKKILWLKMEFPPQFTSEILENFSFVMNAFPVYNRGWKKTEYNLDIMGNNIPMETSEEEFFLYVEEVVDGLGKRYSEIPFTPNDEIEKGLFTVRKGGMERFTSRNATDLMSYVMELLRDEVAAFAIVNRDKVKDVLGEISDKMKGLMKKVEQANKELKEDVNYVIIEPLENSTHTYASFWVSHASLANSIRPGTDLNSQKKFQIITLVTETTGGAEEKKQSDTILAYKYALTTRDKIISAEDVKNYCKMMLNSELKTVTVKRGTMISDKPREGFIRTVDVEITPLNYSFYGRKYWDNLANVLRNNIKAKAIDGVEYRVMIVEEAMHLEI, encoded by the coding sequence ATGAGTTTTGATCAACAACAGACTTTTTCTAAGGAAGTCATAAAAGCGAGAATGCTTCAGAATGCGACCAAGCTCTGGGGTTTGAAAAGCATCCAATCGTTGGATCCGTTTGTAAAATTGCTGATTGACGCATTTAGTACGGAAGTTTTTAAAGCTAATAACGAAATCCAGAGCATCAATGGAAGAATTTTGGAACGATTGGCAAAATTGCTGACTCCAACCAATTATACACATCCGACGCCATCTCACGCCATTGCATTTTGTATGCCGGAAGAAGATACGGAAATCCTGATGGAACATTCCGAATTTTTCTTTAAAAAGCATTTGAATTCTTTTAGAAAAACACAGTCTGATAAACAGGTCGAAATTCCTTTTACGCCAGTCGATAATATTGATTTGGTCAAGGCTCAAAATATCTTAATGGTTGCTGGAAATACAGTTTATCATATAGATGAACAATTGAATAAAATCCCAATTAAGAGAATTTCGCAAGATGTTTCTGAATACAGAAATATAATGATTGGCATTGATATCAGTCAGTACGAATCGGAAGTTTTCCCAGAAAAATTCAATTTGTATTGTTCAAATCCTACTTATGAAAAAGTAGATTTCATTTATAGACTTTTACCTCATATCAAGGTTTTTCATAATAATATTCCATTGCAGGTTTCTGCAGGAATTAATTATAATAAAATGAGTGAAGATCAAGGTTATGAAGGTATTTTCGAGGAACAATCTATTCGGCATAAGATCAAAGAAGATGTCAAAAATCTTTACAATCACAAATTCATAGAGATCAGTGGTCTTTATCAATCGCTTTTGAAAAGAATTACGCTAGGATTGCCAGAAAATATTGAAGATGGAAGTTCAGTTTTGGATCCTTTCAGAAATAAAAAAATCCTTTGGCTGAAAATGGAATTTCCACCACAATTCACGTCAGAGATTTTGGAGAATTTTTCATTTGTAATGAATGCTTTTCCCGTTTATAACCGTGGTTGGAAAAAGACGGAATACAATCTGGATATTATGGGAAATAACATCCCAATGGAAACCAGTGAAGAAGAATTTTTCTTATATGTAGAAGAAGTGGTAGATGGTCTTGGAAAACGATATTCCGAAATTCCGTTTACTCCAAATGATGAAATTGAGAAAGGGCTTTTCACCGTCAGAAAAGGTGGAATGGAACGCTTTACCAGCAGAAATGCAACTGATCTGATGTCCTATGTAATGGAATTGTTGAGAGATGAGGTTGCAGCTTTCGCCATCGTCAACAGAGATAAAGTGAAAGATGTTTTGGGTGAAATTTCTGATAAGATGAAAGGTCTGATGAAAAAAGTAGAGCAGGCGAATAAGGAACTTAAAGAAGATGTCAATTACGTCATCATAGAACCTTTGGAAAATTCTACTCACACTTATGCGTCATTTTGGGTTTCTCACGCTTCATTGGCTAACAGCATTCGTCCCGGTACAGATCTTAATTCTCAGAAAAAATTTCAGATCATTACTTTGGTTACTGAGACTACTGGCGGTGCAGAAGAGAAAAAGCAGTCAGATACGATTCTGGCTTACAAATATGCATTGACAACTAGAGATAAAATTATTTCTGCAGAAGATGTGAAAAATTACTGCAAAATGATGTTGAACAGCGAACTGAAAACTGTAACTGTCAAACGTGGAACAATGATAAGCGACAAACCAAGAGAAGGTTTCATCAGAACTGTGGATGTGGAAATCACACCTTTGAATTATTCTTTTTATGGAAGAAAATACTGGGATAATCTGGCGAATGTCCTAAGAAATAATATAAAAGCAAAAGCAATAGACGGCGTAGAATATCGTGTGATGATCGTGGAAGAAGCTATGCATTTGGAAATTTAA
- a CDS encoding GPW/gp25 family protein — MESQNYKIPFNPANMMISNGQIETCDMAESIAQNIMLLIVTKKGENRYDENYGNDVWNVEFDNGVTPAMWENLFVTSLQRQLAEYEPRIVNAVVQANITYVEHSYATRGFSEVKKKVRVGINAKMESTGERFNFSTELFLSPMSID; from the coding sequence ATGGAAAGCCAAAATTATAAAATTCCCTTCAATCCTGCGAATATGATGATCAGCAACGGTCAAATTGAAACTTGTGATATGGCGGAAAGTATTGCTCAAAATATTATGCTACTAATCGTTACTAAAAAAGGAGAAAACAGATATGATGAAAACTATGGAAACGATGTCTGGAATGTAGAATTTGATAATGGTGTAACGCCTGCAATGTGGGAAAATCTATTCGTAACCAGCTTGCAAAGGCAACTTGCAGAATATGAGCCAAGAATCGTGAATGCAGTAGTTCAGGCAAATATTACTTATGTAGAACACAGTTATGCAACTAGAGGTTTCAGCGAAGTGAAGAAGAAAGTGAGAGTTGGAATCAATGCCAAAATGGAATCAACAGGCGAGCGTTTTAATTTTTCTACAGAATTGTTTTTAAGTCCAATGTCTATCGATTAA
- a CDS encoding lytic transglycosylase domain-containing protein: MKYFIILFFTIIVSKFHAQGLTASDTSEQSVRRYKGVIKGNKQLVDFIEYTFVKKGIPRHLKNLAVIESGLDHTQVSHAGAKGLWQFMSAHANGYGLSDDNRSDMYKSTKTAAISLKNLYRKYGNWITVVAAYNCGEGNIQKAMDKANSRVYTEFASYLPLETQNHVKKYLNAGYATGELEQILNDYRNFTASRKATTPFKSDFSNSQANLAETKLNGAFDINEIAEWLDINKEEILAWNPKLEKNLSEQGESNFYLPKDLMVNFLMNKNEILNNSLKN; the protein is encoded by the coding sequence ATGAAATATTTTATCATTTTATTTTTTACGATTATCGTTTCAAAATTTCATGCTCAAGGTTTAACGGCATCTGACACATCTGAACAGAGTGTGAGAAGGTATAAAGGCGTTATCAAAGGCAACAAACAACTTGTAGATTTCATAGAATATACTTTTGTGAAAAAAGGCATTCCGAGACATTTAAAAAACCTTGCTGTTATAGAATCTGGTTTGGATCATACACAGGTTTCCCACGCTGGGGCAAAAGGTTTGTGGCAGTTTATGTCAGCACACGCCAACGGTTATGGTTTGTCCGATGATAACAGAAGTGATATGTACAAAAGCACCAAAACGGCTGCGATTTCTCTGAAAAATCTGTACAGAAAATATGGAAATTGGATCACGGTTGTTGCCGCTTACAATTGTGGTGAAGGTAATATCCAAAAGGCTATGGATAAAGCGAATTCCAGAGTTTACACAGAATTTGCGTCTTATCTTCCATTAGAAACTCAAAATCACGTTAAGAAATATTTGAATGCAGGTTATGCAACAGGAGAGCTGGAACAGATTCTGAATGATTACAGAAATTTTACTGCAAGCCGGAAAGCTACAACGCCTTTCAAATCAGATTTTTCGAATTCTCAAGCCAATTTAGCGGAAACCAAATTAAATGGCGCTTTTGATATCAATGAAATTGCAGAATGGCTAGATATTAATAAAGAAGAAATTTTAGCTTGGAATCCCAAATTAGAAAAGAATCTGAGTGAACAAGGAGAAAGCAATTTTTATTTGCCTAAGGATTTGATGGTTAATTTCTTGATGAATAAAAATGAAATTCTGAACAATTCTTTGAAGAATTAA